A stretch of DNA from Paenibacillus sp. FSL W8-0186:
TTCGCTGTATTCACTGCATTTTCCAAAATCCCTCAGCCGAACACTTCGCTGATTTCAAATTAACCCCGCCGCAACCGTCCGCGCATAATGTACTCACGGCAGCAGTCCCACCATTTGCAGCCCGCGAGCGATTCCATGACGATCTACATCCGCCGTCACATACTTTGCAGCTTGCTTGACGCAGTCTGGCGCATTCCCCATCGCAATGCCGTGCCCCACGTACTGCAGCATCTCCAGATCGTTCAGGTTGTCGCCGAACGCGTAGGCTTCCTCCGGGTCGAAGCCCAGTCTGTGAATGAGCTGGGCAATGCCGCTCGCTTTCGAGCCTCCGCCCGGGAGGACGTCCAGCGAGAAGGGATGCCAGCGCACAAAGCTGAGCCCTGCAAACCTTTCCCGGTACTGCTGATCCCCCGGCTCCTCGCAGAATAGCATCGTCTGATAAATGGAACGCCCTAGGAAGTATTCGGGATCATACGGAGGATGAGCATATTCCAGCGATGTTATGCATTCTTCGACATAGGGATGGTGCGTCATGCTGCTGCGCATGGAATCTGCATTTAAGTAAACCAGCGGATGTCCGTTTGCCGCGGCGAACCGGGACAATTCGTCCAGGTCTTCCTTCCGGAACGGGTTCGTATAAATGCGCTCCCCCTTCATTACGACGTACTGGCCGTTAAACCCGATGTAGGAATCGATTCCCAGCTCTTCAGCTACCCGCTGCAGCATAAACGGAGAGCGGCCCGTCGCCAGCGCAACCTCGTGGCCAAGACCTTGCAGGGCCTGAATGGCTTCCTTCGCTGAATCGGGCAGCCGCTTGCGATGGTCCAGCAACGTGCCGTCAATATCGAAAAACACAATGGCTCGGCGGCCTGTCACTGGTGCATTCAGGACCGGCATGTTTCTCACCACCCTGATGTAGCCTGAAGCGGAGCTGCGTCCGGCGTTGAACTTGAGCCTGCGCTAGAGGAAGCACCCAAGGAAGTTTTCGATGCTACCCCGGGAATATGCAGCGTAACCTGGTCATGGAGCTTGAAAGCGGCAGGAGAGATCACTTCCCATTGCTGGCCTGCTGCGCGGACGTCATAATTGAACTCTTTCCCTTGAAACTGGACATTCACGATTTCCCCGTACAGCCCACCGGTGTGAGCCGGCTCAAGCCGGAATTGATCAGGCCTCACCGGGTATAGTCCCTGTGATTTGAAGCAGTCCGCAACGGCGTCCCCAGGCCAAAACGTCGAAGGGTCGGCGCCGAGCGGCATAAAGCGGTTGCCGCTCCAGCTTCCCTGTATTAAATTTGCCTTGGACACGAAACGGGCCACAAATTCGGTTTGCGGACGCAA
This window harbors:
- a CDS encoding Cof-type HAD-IIB family hydrolase, with product MPVLNAPVTGRRAIVFFDIDGTLLDHRKRLPDSAKEAIQALQGLGHEVALATGRSPFMLQRVAEELGIDSYIGFNGQYVVMKGERIYTNPFRKEDLDELSRFAAANGHPLVYLNADSMRSSMTHHPYVEECITSLEYAHPPYDPEYFLGRSIYQTMLFCEEPGDQQYRERFAGLSFVRWHPFSLDVLPGGGSKASGIAQLIHRLGFDPEEAYAFGDNLNDLEMLQYVGHGIAMGNAPDCVKQAAKYVTADVDRHGIARGLQMVGLLP